In Oscillatoria acuminata PCC 6304, a single window of DNA contains:
- a CDS encoding CAP domain-containing protein has product MAINIYAPSELDNLQPEEVKLYNLVNQYRAENGLPPIRASKALTLVANRRVLDLAENIGQVTHDWSDASFSGNPEVMWNAPQRLNTGYPGRGYENVAGFSGFDGPNMTAEKALDIWKNSTAGHRQVILNQPGPNADWSQRPWNALGVGIYKGYAVLWFGEEVDPTGEPTRELAAVEPPPLQNEPQLPDISSIEILLPPLPNPPPPMGPVQTSDPVTGPGPQQAIYRFFDTLSGTHFYTASELERDNVRNTLPQYRYEGPSFAAPIPNPATSSIHRFFNTQTGTHFFTISEVERNQVLRDLPQYNYEGVAYHAYMQSESGTTPLHRFFNTQTGTHFYTPSDVERDVVMNTLPEYNYEGIGYYVNNLALV; this is encoded by the coding sequence ATGGCGATTAATATTTATGCTCCGTCGGAACTTGATAATTTGCAACCGGAAGAGGTAAAGCTCTATAATCTTGTCAATCAATATCGCGCCGAAAATGGATTGCCGCCGATTCGTGCGTCGAAAGCACTGACCCTGGTTGCCAACCGGCGAGTTCTGGATTTGGCAGAAAACATCGGACAAGTCACCCATGATTGGAGTGATGCCTCCTTTTCGGGAAACCCAGAGGTGATGTGGAATGCGCCTCAACGCTTGAATACCGGATATCCGGGTCGAGGATATGAAAATGTGGCCGGATTTTCGGGGTTTGATGGCCCTAATATGACTGCAGAAAAGGCCCTAGATATCTGGAAAAATAGCACGGCAGGACATCGACAAGTAATTCTCAATCAACCCGGTCCCAATGCGGACTGGAGTCAGCGTCCTTGGAATGCTTTGGGGGTCGGCATTTACAAGGGGTATGCGGTGTTATGGTTTGGGGAAGAAGTGGACCCCACGGGAGAACCCACGCGAGAACTCGCCGCAGTCGAACCGCCACCCCTGCAAAACGAACCACAACTTCCGGATATTTCCTCAATTGAGATTCTATTGCCACCCCTGCCGAATCCACCGCCGCCAATGGGTCCTGTCCAAACTTCGGATCCGGTTACGGGTCCGGGTCCGCAACAGGCGATTTACCGCTTTTTCGATACCCTTTCCGGGACTCATTTTTATACAGCGTCCGAATTGGAACGGGATAATGTCCGGAATACGTTACCTCAATATCGTTATGAAGGTCCCTCTTTTGCTGCGCCTATCCCGAATCCAGCGACTTCTAGCATTCACCGCTTTTTTAATACGCAAACGGGAACGCACTTTTTTACGATTTCTGAAGTGGAACGGAATCAAGTGCTGCGGGATTTACCGCAGTATAATTATGAGGGAGTGGCCTATCATGCTTATATGCAATCGGAATCGGGAACAACGCCCCTGCATCGGTTTTTTAATACCCAAACCGGGACTCATTTTTATACGCCTTCGGACGTAGAACGAGATGTGGTGATGAATACGTTACCGGAGTACAACTATGAAGGGATTGGGTATTATGTCAACAATTTGGCCTTAGTTTAA